The following coding sequences lie in one Nitrospirota bacterium genomic window:
- a CDS encoding YciI family protein encodes MSTPTSQTDYLLLFRGTDWGNRLAPEQLHKVVSDWAAWFERLVQEGKCAGGHPLHGEGKLVSGKNGHVVTDGPFAESKETSGGYFYLQVADMNEAVEIAKQCPGLEHGCVVEIRPVADRCMAGARRLEQTTPREQLADATA; translated from the coding sequence ATGAGCACGCCCACATCACAAACTGATTACCTGTTGCTGTTTCGCGGCACGGACTGGGGGAATCGGCTGGCGCCGGAGCAACTTCACAAGGTCGTGTCGGATTGGGCCGCTTGGTTCGAACGCTTGGTGCAAGAAGGGAAATGCGCGGGCGGTCATCCGTTGCACGGTGAGGGCAAGCTGGTCTCCGGCAAGAACGGACACGTCGTGACCGACGGCCCGTTTGCCGAATCCAAGGAAACCTCCGGCGGCTACTTTTACCTTCAGGTCGCCGACATGAACGAAGCGGTGGAGATCGCCAAGCAGTGTCCCGGACTCGAGCACGGCTGTGTCGTGGAGATCCGCCCGGTGGCCGACAGGTGCATGGCCGGAGCGCGCCGATTGGAACAGACGACTCCCCGGGAGCAGCTTGCCGACGCAACCGCGTGA
- a CDS encoding VOC family protein, protein MATQAKPIPAGYHSVTPVLTVRDVDKPIDFYKRALGAEERLRFIGPDRKSVMHAELKIGDSVIMLGGEQADKGCRSPQTLGGTPVSLYLYVEDADKAFSRATSAGATVAMPVADMFWGDRCGTFVDPFGHTWSVAARKEDLSQEEIQKRGEAFFAEMAKRQPSCV, encoded by the coding sequence ATGGCCACGCAGGCGAAACCCATTCCCGCAGGCTACCACTCCGTCACTCCCGTGCTCACGGTACGGGACGTGGACAAGCCGATCGACTTTTACAAGCGGGCCCTCGGCGCTGAAGAACGGCTGCGATTTATAGGACCGGACCGAAAGAGCGTCATGCATGCGGAACTCAAGATCGGCGATTCCGTCATCATGTTGGGAGGTGAACAAGCAGACAAGGGCTGCCGCAGTCCGCAGACGCTCGGAGGCACCCCGGTTTCCCTGTATCTCTACGTCGAAGACGCGGATAAGGCCTTCAGCCGCGCCACCTCAGCCGGCGCCACGGTGGCCATGCCGGTCGCGGATATGTTCTGGGGTGATCGGTGCGGGACGTTTGTGGATCCGTTCGGTCATACATGGTCCGTGGCCGCGCGGAAAGAGGATCTCTCCCAAGAGGAAATCCAGAAGCGCGGCGAGGCCTTCTTTGCCGAGATGGCGAAGCGTCAGCCAAGCTGCGTGTAG
- a CDS encoding YciI family protein — MKYMLLIYHDEKALSESERQECYAESLQLAQQLHSNGQYLAANPLHPTSMATSVRVRDGKRLVTDGPFAETHEQLGGYFLIEAKNLDDAIAAAAKIPMARKGTVEVRPVIEIPGLPDREA; from the coding sequence ATGAAATACATGTTGCTGATCTACCACGACGAAAAAGCGTTGAGCGAAAGCGAGCGGCAGGAGTGTTACGCGGAGTCCTTGCAACTTGCGCAGCAGCTTCACTCGAACGGCCAATATCTGGCCGCCAACCCTTTGCACCCGACATCGATGGCGACCTCCGTCCGGGTGCGCGACGGCAAACGGCTCGTGACCGACGGTCCGTTCGCGGAGACGCACGAGCAACTGGGTGGCTACTTCCTCATCGAGGCCAAGAATCTCGACGATGCCATCGCCGCCGCCGCAAAGATTCCTATGGCGCGCAAAGGAACCGTGGAGGTCCGGCCGGTCATCGAGATCCCGGGGCTGCCGGACCGTGAAGCGTGA
- a CDS encoding YciI family protein: MKYLLLCCHEEKKLDSMSASECAALMEETMAYCEALKQSGHLIAAEQLEPIQTAMTVRVQNGKLFTTDGPFAETKEQIGGFFLINAKDLNEAIQVASKFPSARFGSLEVRPVMELHRE; this comes from the coding sequence ATGAAATACCTGCTCCTGTGTTGCCACGAAGAGAAGAAGCTGGACTCCATGTCCGCGAGCGAGTGCGCCGCCCTGATGGAAGAGACCATGGCCTACTGCGAGGCGCTGAAGCAGAGCGGTCACCTCATTGCGGCGGAGCAGCTCGAACCAATTCAGACGGCTATGACGGTGCGGGTCCAAAACGGGAAGCTGTTCACGACGGATGGTCCGTTTGCGGAGACCAAAGAGCAGATTGGGGGGTTCTTTCTTATCAACGCCAAAGACCTCAATGAGGCCATCCAGGTGGCCTCGAAGTTTCCATCCGCGCGGTTCGGGAGCCTGGAGGTGCGGCCGGTCATGGAGCTGCACCGGGAGTAG
- a CDS encoding amidohydrolase family protein, which yields MPGFLFVAALVVLFGGTMRTQAAELPLFDAHIHYNHDAWEVISPSEAIARLRKAGVLRALVSSSSDDGTQKLYAEAPDLIVPELRPYRKNGEISSWLRDESLLAYLEERLKRYRYVAIGEFHVSGADADLPVVRGVVRLAKQYGLMLHAHSDADAVERVFRQDPEARILWAHAGYENPPRVREMLRRYRNLWVELSSRDDVAPNGQLAGEWRALLLEFPDRFMVGTDTFAPERWGMIGSHAGSVRAWLAELPTEIAERLAYKNGEAVLTAGFSKRR from the coding sequence ATGCCCGGTTTTCTTTTTGTTGCTGCGCTCGTGGTGCTGTTCGGCGGGACGATGCGCACCCAGGCGGCCGAGCTTCCGCTGTTCGATGCGCACATCCATTATAACCACGACGCTTGGGAAGTAATCTCGCCGAGCGAGGCGATCGCGCGGTTACGGAAGGCCGGTGTGCTGCGGGCGCTCGTGTCCAGTTCCAGCGACGACGGCACGCAGAAACTGTATGCAGAGGCGCCCGATCTAATCGTGCCGGAGCTTCGGCCCTACCGGAAGAACGGAGAAATTTCCAGTTGGCTGCGTGACGAGTCGCTCCTCGCCTACCTGGAGGAGCGGCTGAAGCGATACCGGTACGTTGCCATCGGAGAGTTTCATGTGAGCGGCGCGGATGCGGATTTGCCGGTCGTGCGCGGCGTCGTCCGGCTCGCCAAGCAGTACGGCTTGATGCTGCACGCCCACTCGGATGCCGATGCGGTGGAGCGTGTGTTCCGCCAGGATCCGGAGGCGCGGATCCTCTGGGCGCATGCCGGATACGAAAACCCGCCGCGCGTGCGCGAGATGTTGCGGCGTTATCGGAACCTCTGGGTGGAACTCTCGTCCCGCGACGATGTCGCCCCTAACGGTCAACTTGCGGGAGAGTGGCGGGCCCTCCTGCTTGAATTTCCCGATCGCTTCATGGTGGGCACTGATACGTTCGCTCCCGAGCGCTGGGGTATGATCGGCTCGCACGCCGGCTCGGTGCGTGCGTGGCTGGCTGAGCTGCCGACGGAAATCGCCGAGCGCCTCGCCTACAAGAACGGCGAAGCCGTGCTGACGGCAGGATTTTCGAAGCGGCGATGA
- a CDS encoding methylated-DNA--[protein]-cysteine S-methyltransferase, with translation MDTLLPITEMARAYLERDASYDGLFFLGVRTTGIFCRPTCPARKPLPRHVEYFPTARAALVAGYRPCKRCRPLEPDDQPPWAAALLSDVERDPWSRITDRDLRARGIDPGTVRRYFLRRYGMTFQAFTRTRRLSGTLNRIREHGVLDTAVFESGYESHSGFRDAFTRTFGHPPGRYRNGKCVFLSWLRSPLGPLVAGATDEGICLLEFTDRRMLEAELAALRKLFDAPVVPGSNQHLDTLRDELARYFARSLQAFSVPLVYPGTAFQRRVWEQLLAIPYGETRSYEQIAVAIGEPKAIRAVGRANGLNRIAILIPCHRVVNKDGELGGYGGGLRRKQYLLDLERSVGE, from the coding sequence ATGGACACTCTGCTACCGATCACTGAAATGGCACGGGCGTACCTCGAACGGGACGCCTCCTACGACGGCCTGTTCTTCCTCGGCGTTCGCACGACCGGGATCTTTTGCCGACCGACGTGTCCGGCGCGGAAGCCGCTGCCGAGGCACGTCGAGTATTTCCCGACCGCCCGAGCCGCCCTCGTGGCCGGGTACCGCCCGTGCAAGCGGTGCCGACCGCTGGAGCCGGATGATCAACCACCATGGGCCGCCGCCCTGCTGAGTGACGTGGAGCGGGACCCTTGGTCCCGGATCACGGACCGCGACTTGAGGGCGCGGGGGATCGACCCGGGCACGGTTCGGCGCTACTTCCTCCGTCGGTATGGCATGACCTTCCAGGCGTTCACCCGAACCAGGCGGCTGTCGGGGACCTTAAACCGGATCCGAGAACATGGGGTACTGGATACCGCCGTGTTCGAGAGCGGGTACGAGTCCCACAGCGGCTTCCGCGATGCGTTCACCCGGACCTTCGGCCATCCTCCGGGACGGTACCGGAACGGGAAGTGCGTGTTTCTGTCTTGGTTGCGCAGTCCCCTCGGCCCCCTCGTGGCCGGGGCGACGGACGAAGGGATCTGTCTGCTGGAGTTCACTGACCGGCGGATGTTGGAAGCAGAGTTGGCGGCGCTACGAAAGCTGTTCGATGCGCCGGTTGTTCCCGGATCCAACCAACACCTGGACACGCTGCGAGACGAACTCGCGCGGTACTTCGCTCGCTCCTTGCAGGCGTTTTCGGTTCCGTTGGTCTATCCCGGCACGGCGTTCCAGCGGCGCGTGTGGGAGCAACTCCTCGCCATCCCCTATGGGGAGACGCGCTCGTATGAGCAGATCGCCGTCGCAATCGGGGAGCCGAAAGCGATACGGGCGGTGGGCCGTGCGAACGGGCTCAACCGCATCGCCATCCTGATCCCGTGCCACCGCGTGGTCAACAAGGATGGCGAGCTTGGCGGCTACGGGGGCGGTCTGCGGCGAAAGCAGTACTTACTCGATCTTGAGCGTTCCGTCGGTGAATGA